The Corylus avellana chromosome ca8, CavTom2PMs-1.0 genome has a segment encoding these proteins:
- the LOC132189986 gene encoding uncharacterized protein LOC132189986: protein MKTVASMGLPACTVFPSTSKFRVKHFQGQPCQLQRSLRLRARRQTSPTCSMKASMAEFGEPKKVNMQISILREKLWEAIPDSVKEIPWKKAEKTLMERLLFLGQKALKWTLIVLFVFSSLSDVIFSISSNQELMIPLGLFVGCLMTDFLKEISHELFRNSEEKRLSWQFMGIGCFFVLIKFLSANFLIRSRVFLLHCANGGLMQLLWLWRSLPEER from the exons GTTAAGCATTTCCAAGGCCAACCTTGTCAACTACAAAGGTCCTTGAGATTACGTGCACGTCGCCAAACCTCCCCAACATGTTCTATGAAAGCATCAATGGCAGAGTTCGGTGAACCAAAGAAGGTCAATATGCAGATTAGTATTTTGAGGGAAAAGTTATGGGAAGCCATCCCTGACTCAGTTAAAGAAATTCCATGGAAGAAAGCAGAGAAAACACTGATGGAGCGGTTACTTTTTCTGGGACAGAAGGCATTAAAGTGGACTCTTATTGTTCTATTTGTTTTTAGCTCCTTATCAGATGTCATATTTTCCATCTCGAGCAACCAAGAGTTGATGATTCCACTTGGTCTCTTTGTTGGCTGCTTGATGACTGATTTCTTGAAAGAGATATCACATGAACTGTTTCGCAACTCTGAG GAGAAACGTTTGAGCTGGCAATTTATGGGCATCGGTTGCTTCTTTGTTCTTATTAAGTTTCTCTCTGCAAATTTCTTGATACGATCAAGGGTGTTTCTTTTACATTGTGCAAACGGTGGGTTGATGCAACTTTTGTGGCTGTGGAGAAGCTTACCAGAAGAGAGGTAA